In the uncultured Methanobrevibacter sp. genome, CAAGCTTCCACTGGTAAAGCTCATCATCAAGAAGAATTCTGATGTTGGCTATACGGAATTCTTTGGTTTTTGTCCCGTTTTTCAAAACGGCGGTTTTTCCGTCTACTCTTTCAAGAATTCCTGTATGGATTTTTCCAGTATATATATCTTTCAATCCCATTTCTTTGCCGACGGATTCGAATAAAATGCTGTATTCATAATTCAAGGCACCTATTGCCTTGTCACTTCTACCCAATGCATTTGTAATGTCTCCCATATGTTTTGTTGCATTCATTGTAATTTCCATGAATTTCTCATCATCATTATTGTTGATAGCATCTTTTAGCTCAATTACCGCTTCTGCAAAGGTATTTCTTACTTTTGGACCATTGCTGTTCTGGGCTTGTATGTTGTATGTTAGATACGGATTTTGTGAAACAATACGTGCAATCAGATCAATCATTAAATTATAAATAGGGCTTTCATAATCTTCAGTTTCGGTCAGGTCCACTTTCAGCTTTTCAATTGCTGAAGCTGTTGAAATAAATGAGAAGTGAGTGAGAACCTGCACGATGCTCATCATAAAATCATGATTTTTGGCTGTGGTTTCAATGATTCTCATATTTTTGCCTTTAAGGTATCTGTAAACCTTGTCGTACCATTTTCCTTTCTTGGTGGCGGTCAGTACAATAACCTGATTG is a window encoding:
- a CDS encoding prephenate dehydrogenase, which translates into the protein MIKMKVGIIGGSDGLGKTLIYYFRDEFDVYISGRNHVKGKKVADEMNAIYIESNTELANISDILVISVPIQHTSDVIREVAPFMKEGSLMIDVTSVKEEPSKTMDEVLPDNVEYIPTHPIFGPRTTRLDNQVIVLTATKKGKWYDKVYRYLKGKNMRIIETTAKNHDFMMSIVQVLTHFSFISTASAIEKLKVDLTETEDYESPIYNLMIDLIARIVSQNPYLTYNIQAQNSNGPKVRNTFAEAVIELKDAINNNDDEKFMEITMNATKHMGDITNALGRSDKAIGALNYEYSILFESVGKEMGLKDIYTGKIHTGILERVDGKTAVLKNGTKTKEFRIANIRILLDDELYQWKLENTPKTIKSITCMFSKNVNTETIQKTVLNLGNIIDIKLTDEYSGSQVSDDCINLTFEVTAMSKEDIEKVKKLFTGFGGILK